A section of the Lujinxingia litoralis genome encodes:
- a CDS encoding copper ion binding protein gives MSTTQKTLHVKGMSCGNCAKHVEKAVGALEGVETVAVVLDKEQVTVAFRDDATTLDAISKAIVDADYEVVGEIEG, from the coding sequence ATGAGCACCACCCAAAAAACCCTGCACGTCAAAGGCATGAGCTGCGGAAACTGCGCCAAACACGTCGAGAAGGCCGTGGGCGCGCTTGAGGGCGTCGAGACGGTCGCCGTCGTCCTCGACAAGGAACAGGTCACCGTCGCCTTCCGCGACGACGCCACAACCCTGGATGCCATCTCCAAAGCCATCGTGGACGCGGACTACGAGGTGGTCGGCGAAATCGAGGGCTAG
- a CDS encoding heavy metal translocating P-type ATPase, translating into MSNVTETLRIEGMTCASCVGHVEKAIAGLEGVAGASVNLATERATVEFVPRRIDLEAIAAAVREAGYGVTRLAEEDRGAVEEAAREEELGELRRRLGIAALLSAPLLLLEMVPMMVPAAHHWLMGVIERQTLWMVFFVLATAVQFGPGWRFYRAGWAALRRLSPDMNTLVMLGTSAAYGYSVVATFVPGVLPAASLHVYYEASAVIITLILAGKYMEALAKGRTSQAIRRLVGLQPKRARVVRGGKDVEVPLAEVREGDVVRVRPGERVPVDGEVVEGASYVDESMITGEPLPVEKREGAQVVGGTINGHGTFLFRVTRVAGDTVLAQIIRTVEEAQATKPQIQALADKVVAVFVPVVLVLAALTFGAWLWLGPAPALTSALVAAVSVLIIACPCAMGLATPTSIMVGTGKAAEMGVLFRKGDALQTLQEADIVALDKTGTLTEGRPTLTDFFVQGGFNEAEVLQLAAAVERGSEHPIARAIVEAAAARQLPALPASDFEAEAGFGVRARVGERQVALGADRYVTRLGLDPTIFAHDAERLASEGKTPFYIVIDDALAGVLAVSDPIKPSTPEAIRTLKKLGLRVAMITGDNRRTAEAIAAQLGIDEVLAEVLPEGKSDAVKRLQARGLKVAFVGDGINDAPALAQADVGLAIGTGTDIAIEAADVVLMSGSLSGIPNAIALSQATLRNIKQNLFWAFAYNAALIPVAAGVLYPVFGVLLSPMFAAGAMAISSTFVLGNGLRLRSFVAPDTRPAAAGAPAM; encoded by the coding sequence ATGAGCAACGTCACCGAAACATTGAGAATTGAAGGCATGACCTGCGCGTCGTGCGTGGGGCATGTGGAGAAGGCGATCGCCGGGTTGGAGGGCGTGGCCGGCGCGTCGGTGAACCTGGCGACCGAGCGGGCCACGGTGGAGTTCGTGCCGCGGCGCATCGATCTGGAGGCCATCGCCGCCGCCGTGCGGGAGGCGGGCTACGGGGTGACGCGCCTGGCCGAGGAGGATCGCGGAGCGGTGGAGGAGGCCGCGCGCGAAGAGGAGCTCGGCGAGTTGCGGCGGAGGTTGGGCATCGCCGCGCTTTTGAGCGCGCCGCTGCTGCTGCTCGAGATGGTGCCGATGATGGTGCCCGCGGCGCATCACTGGCTGATGGGCGTCATTGAGCGGCAGACGCTCTGGATGGTGTTTTTTGTGCTGGCGACGGCCGTGCAATTTGGCCCCGGGTGGCGTTTTTACCGCGCGGGCTGGGCGGCGCTGCGGCGCTTAAGCCCCGACATGAACACGCTGGTGATGCTGGGGACGAGCGCGGCCTACGGCTACTCGGTGGTGGCGACCTTTGTGCCCGGGGTGCTGCCCGCCGCCTCCCTTCACGTCTACTACGAAGCTTCCGCCGTGATCATCACGCTCATACTCGCCGGCAAGTACATGGAGGCGCTGGCGAAGGGGCGCACAAGCCAGGCGATTCGCCGCCTGGTCGGCCTTCAGCCCAAACGCGCCCGGGTGGTGCGTGGCGGCAAAGACGTGGAGGTGCCCCTGGCCGAGGTTCGCGAGGGCGATGTGGTGCGGGTGCGCCCTGGCGAGCGGGTGCCGGTGGACGGGGAGGTCGTGGAGGGGGCGTCTTATGTGGATGAGTCCATGATCACCGGGGAGCCCCTGCCGGTCGAGAAGCGCGAAGGGGCCCAGGTGGTGGGCGGCACGATCAACGGGCACGGAACCTTTTTGTTCAGGGTGACGCGGGTCGCCGGCGATACGGTGCTGGCGCAGATCATTCGCACCGTGGAGGAGGCCCAGGCCACCAAGCCGCAGATTCAGGCGCTGGCCGATAAGGTGGTGGCGGTCTTTGTGCCGGTGGTGCTCGTGTTGGCCGCGCTGACCTTCGGCGCCTGGCTGTGGCTGGGGCCCGCCCCGGCGTTGACCTCGGCGCTGGTGGCGGCAGTCTCGGTGCTGATCATCGCCTGCCCCTGCGCTATGGGCCTGGCCACGCCTACTTCCATCATGGTGGGCACGGGCAAAGCCGCCGAGATGGGCGTGCTCTTTCGCAAGGGCGACGCCCTGCAGACCCTGCAAGAGGCCGACATCGTCGCCCTCGATAAGACCGGCACGCTGACCGAGGGTCGCCCCACCCTCACCGATTTTTTTGTTCAGGGTGGCTTTAACGAAGCCGAGGTGTTGCAGCTGGCCGCCGCCGTCGAGCGGGGCTCAGAGCACCCCATCGCGCGGGCGATTGTGGAGGCCGCCGCCGCACGACAGCTGCCCGCGTTGCCCGCGAGCGACTTTGAGGCGGAGGCCGGTTTTGGCGTGCGGGCCAGGGTTGGCGAGCGACAGGTCGCGCTGGGGGCTGACCGCTACGTGACGCGTCTGGGACTCGACCCCACGATCTTTGCGCACGACGCCGAACGCCTGGCCTCCGAGGGTAAAACGCCCTTCTACATCGTGATCGACGACGCGCTCGCAGGAGTGCTTGCCGTATCGGACCCGATCAAACCATCGACGCCCGAGGCGATTCGCACGCTGAAAAAGCTCGGGCTTCGGGTGGCGATGATCACCGGCGACAACCGGCGCACCGCCGAGGCGATTGCCGCGCAGCTCGGCATCGACGAGGTGCTCGCTGAAGTCTTGCCCGAGGGTAAATCCGACGCCGTCAAACGCCTGCAGGCCCGGGGCCTCAAGGTCGCGTTTGTGGGCGACGGCATCAACGACGCCCCGGCGCTGGCCCAGGCCGACGTGGGGCTGGCCATCGGCACCGGCACCGACATCGCGATTGAAGCGGCCGACGTGGTGTTGATGAGCGGAAGCTTGAGCGGCATCCCCAACGCCATCGCCCTCTCGCAGGCCACGCTGCGCAACATCAAACAGAATCTCTTCTGGGCCTTTGCATACAACGCCGCCTTGATTCCGGTGGCCGCCGGCGTGCTTTACCCGGTCTTCGGCGTGCTTTTGTCGCCGATGTTCGCCGCCGGGGCGATGGCGATAAGCAGCACCTTTGTGCTGGGGAACGGGTTGAGGTTGCGCTCCTTTGTGGCTCCGGACACTCGCCCGGCGGCCGCCGGGGCTCCCGCGATGTAG
- a CDS encoding RNA polymerase sigma factor, whose translation MTTPTSNASNAALEATLLEHRDAFLGFVRSRVSDAQTAEDILHDSLIKAMGSLDQLDDEAKVVAWFYQILRNAIIDRQRRRKTREKYVGQYAREAETRETPAARKNVCQCFHKLIPTLKDEYQEMIEAVELGEAETEQLAAELGITTNNLNVRRHRARKQLKGRIEETCGACAAAGCLDCTCSP comes from the coding sequence ATGACGACCCCCACTTCAAACGCTTCAAACGCCGCGCTCGAAGCGACGCTTCTGGAGCATCGCGACGCCTTTCTGGGCTTTGTTCGCTCCCGCGTCTCCGATGCACAGACCGCTGAGGACATCCTGCACGACAGCCTCATCAAGGCGATGGGTTCGTTGGATCAGCTCGACGATGAGGCGAAGGTCGTGGCCTGGTTCTATCAGATCCTGCGCAACGCCATCATCGACCGGCAGCGTCGTCGGAAGACCCGGGAGAAGTACGTCGGGCAGTACGCCCGGGAGGCCGAGACCAGGGAGACGCCCGCAGCGCGCAAAAACGTCTGCCAGTGCTTTCACAAGCTCATTCCGACGCTCAAAGATGAGTATCAGGAGATGATCGAAGCCGTGGAGCTTGGCGAGGCCGAGACTGAGCAGCTGGCCGCGGAGCTGGGCATCACGACCAATAATCTGAATGTGCGGCGACACCGGGCGAGAAAGCAGCTCAAGGGTCGGATTGAGGAGACCTGCGGGGCGTGTGCGGCCGCGGGGTGTCTGGATTGCACCTGCAGCCCCTGA
- a CDS encoding heavy metal translocating P-type ATPase — protein MSSAPIDHDHDHDHDHHAKHDGHDKHAGHSVAMFRDKFWLSLLLTLPVVYWSEHIQHLLGYEAPSFAGSSWIEPVLGTVVFFYGGMVFLKSAWGEFKDKLPGMMTLISLAITVAFVFSVAVELGFDASPLWWELATLVTIMLLGHWIEMRSIASAEGALKELAKLLPDKATRIVEGEREEVSVDQLSPDDRVLVRPGERMPVDGTIAEGESTVNEAMITGESEPVRKHQGDEVIAGTINGEGSLRVRVSQTGEDTKLSGIMRLVAEAQDSKSRSQVLADRAARWLTAVAIGAALITLVVWLLVGASINFTVVRVVTVLVIACPHALGLAVPLVVAISTSMGAASGLLVRDRRGLEEARNLDAVIFDKTGTLTLGEFRVVSMRVAEGLSEDEALRIAASVEAESEHPIARGIVESARERGLEVPDARDFQNITGKGVVATVDGRTYRMGGPGMVEGVEMPEALRKAAVEAGENARTAIYLIDGERAVALFAVADAIREESFEAVKALHDRGIEVAMLTGDSRAVADAVARELGIDRVFAQVLPEDKADKVKELQSQGKTVAMVGDGVNDAPALATADVGVAIGAGTDVAVEAGHIVLVRSDPRDIPRIVALSKATRRKMVQNLWWAAGYNIVALPLAAGAAYAWGILLSPAVGAVLMSASTIIVALNAQLLRRGDLEG, from the coding sequence ATGTCCAGCGCCCCCATCGATCACGACCACGACCACGACCACGACCACCACGCCAAACACGACGGTCACGACAAGCACGCCGGCCACAGCGTCGCGATGTTTCGCGACAAGTTCTGGCTGAGTCTGTTGCTCACGCTGCCGGTGGTCTACTGGTCGGAGCATATCCAGCATCTGCTGGGGTATGAGGCGCCGAGTTTTGCGGGCTCTTCGTGGATTGAGCCCGTGCTGGGCACGGTGGTCTTCTTCTATGGCGGGATGGTCTTTTTGAAGAGCGCCTGGGGGGAGTTCAAGGACAAACTCCCGGGCATGATGACGTTGATTTCGCTGGCGATCACCGTGGCGTTTGTCTTCAGCGTGGCGGTCGAGCTGGGCTTCGACGCCTCGCCACTGTGGTGGGAGTTGGCCACGCTGGTCACGATCATGCTGCTCGGCCACTGGATCGAGATGCGCTCGATCGCCAGCGCGGAAGGCGCGCTCAAGGAGCTCGCAAAGCTCCTGCCCGACAAGGCCACGCGCATCGTCGAGGGGGAGCGCGAGGAGGTCAGCGTCGACCAGCTCTCCCCAGACGACCGGGTGCTGGTGCGCCCCGGTGAGCGGATGCCTGTCGACGGAACGATCGCCGAGGGTGAGAGCACCGTGAACGAGGCGATGATCACGGGCGAATCCGAGCCCGTCAGAAAACACCAGGGCGATGAGGTGATCGCCGGCACGATCAATGGCGAAGGCTCGCTACGGGTGAGGGTCTCCCAGACGGGCGAAGACACCAAACTCTCAGGGATCATGCGCCTTGTGGCCGAAGCGCAGGACTCCAAATCGCGCTCCCAGGTGCTGGCCGACCGCGCCGCGCGCTGGCTCACCGCGGTGGCCATTGGCGCGGCGCTCATCACGCTGGTCGTGTGGCTGCTGGTGGGGGCCTCCATCAACTTCACCGTCGTGCGGGTGGTGACCGTGCTGGTCATCGCCTGCCCCCACGCCCTGGGGCTTGCGGTGCCCCTGGTCGTAGCCATCTCCACGTCGATGGGAGCGGCCTCGGGGCTGCTGGTGCGCGATCGACGAGGGCTGGAGGAAGCCCGAAACCTGGACGCGGTGATTTTTGATAAAACGGGGACACTCACCCTGGGGGAGTTTCGCGTCGTCTCGATGCGTGTCGCCGAGGGACTCAGCGAGGACGAGGCGCTGCGCATCGCGGCGAGTGTGGAGGCGGAGTCGGAACACCCGATCGCGCGCGGGATTGTGGAAAGCGCGCGGGAGCGAGGCCTGGAGGTTCCAGACGCCCGGGACTTTCAGAACATCACGGGCAAAGGCGTCGTCGCCACCGTCGATGGCCGGACCTACCGCATGGGCGGACCGGGGATGGTCGAGGGGGTGGAGATGCCCGAAGCCTTGCGCAAAGCGGCGGTCGAGGCCGGAGAGAACGCCCGGACGGCGATCTATCTCATTGATGGCGAGCGGGCGGTGGCGCTCTTTGCCGTAGCCGACGCGATTCGCGAGGAGAGCTTCGAGGCGGTAAAGGCGCTCCACGACCGAGGCATCGAGGTGGCCATGCTCACCGGCGACTCCCGGGCGGTGGCCGACGCGGTGGCCCGGGAGCTGGGCATCGACCGGGTCTTTGCCCAGGTCTTGCCCGAGGATAAGGCCGACAAGGTCAAAGAGCTCCAGAGCCAGGGCAAAACGGTCGCGATGGTCGGCGACGGCGTCAACGACGCCCCCGCGCTGGCCACCGCCGATGTGGGCGTAGCCATTGGCGCGGGCACCGACGTGGCCGTGGAAGCAGGCCACATCGTGCTGGTGCGCTCCGACCCCCGCGACATCCCGCGGATTGTGGCGTTGTCGAAGGCGACGCGGCGGAAGATGGTGCAGAACCTGTGGTGGGCGGCCGGTTACAACATCGTGGCACTACCCCTGGCCGCGGGCGCGGCCTACGCATGGGGGATTCTGCTCTCGCCGGCGGTGGGCGCGGTGCTGATGTCCGCCAGCACGATCATTGTGGCGTTGAACGCCCAGTTGTTGCGGCGCGGGGATTTGGAGGGGTGA
- a CDS encoding deoxynucleoside kinase, with translation MMPAAVSESPRYIVVEGPIGVGKTTLVNRLAARFNARTVLEIFEENPFLARFYEDKERYAFQTEMFFLLSRYRQQEEFAQSDLFSPLSVSDYLFVKCRLFASLTLSDHELTLYDRMYSILSTQVPRPDVVVHLHAPLEVLMGRINQRGRSYEKDMDPEYIDRLRRLYHNFFAHYDDAPLIEIDTSDIDFSRDDQAVEDLMAQITACHRQAIQPPVALEF, from the coding sequence ATGATGCCTGCCGCCGTCTCCGAATCGCCCCGTTATATTGTTGTTGAAGGCCCGATCGGGGTTGGAAAGACCACGTTGGTCAACCGGCTGGCCGCGCGCTTTAACGCCCGCACCGTGCTCGAGATCTTTGAGGAGAACCCCTTTCTGGCGCGCTTCTACGAAGATAAGGAGCGCTACGCCTTTCAGACCGAGATGTTCTTTCTCTTAAGCCGCTACCGCCAGCAGGAGGAGTTCGCCCAGAGCGATCTCTTCAGCCCCCTCTCGGTGAGCGACTACCTCTTTGTGAAATGCCGGCTCTTTGCCAGCCTCACGCTCAGCGATCACGAGCTCACCCTCTACGATCGCATGTACTCGATCCTCTCCACCCAGGTGCCCCGGCCCGATGTGGTCGTGCACCTGCACGCGCCGCTGGAGGTGCTGATGGGGCGCATCAACCAGCGGGGGCGCTCTTACGAGAAGGACATGGACCCGGAGTACATCGACCGCCTGCGTCGGCTCTACCATAACTTCTTTGCGCACTACGATGACGCCCCGCTGATCGAGATCGACACCTCCGACATCGATTTCTCCCGCGACGATCAGGCCGTCGAAGATCTGATGGCCCAGATCACCGCCTGCCATCGCCAGGCGATCCAGCCCCCGGTGGCGCTGGAGTTTTAA